TGATTTGCCAACCATGACTATTACACCAATTAACACAAAAGATGCTGGGTTTATCGATCGCCCTGTCAGTAGTATAGCTACTGTCGCGCCATTGATTGTTAATCCCGATCGGCCTGAAGCTATTCCCACTAAGCGAATTCTGCGTAATCCGGTCACTGCCATGGAGTTTGAGCAGCAAGTTACAACTATTATGCAATGGGCCGAATCACGCCAGAGCAAGGCGGTCTGTGTTGCCAATGTGCATATGCTGATGGAAGCATATTGGCGGCCGGAGTTTGCAGCGGTGTTGCGCAAGGCTGAGTTGGTTACCCCGGATGGAATGCCATTGGTGTGGATGTTGCGGCAACTGGGGATGAAAACGCAGGATCGGGTGGCGGGAATGGATATATTTCATGCCCTCTGTGAGCGATCGCGCCAACAAAACCTGAATATTTTCTTCGTTGGTTCGACTCCTCAAATCCTAGACTCAATGGGAGCCAAGTTAGCTCAGCAATACCCTGGGTTGAATGTAGTAGGGATGGAGTCACTGCCCTTTAGGCCACTAACGGAGCAAGAAGATCAAGAACTAATTGCCAAGATTGAATCGAGTCAGGCTAATTTAGTCATGGTGGCATTGGGTTGCCCTAAGCAAGAATATTGGATTGCCCAGCATAAAGATAAGATCAATGCGGTCATGATTGGTCTGGGTGCGGTCTTTGCAGTCTATGCCGGAGTCCATAAACATGCCCCTAAATGGGTGCAAAAGTCTGGACTAGAGTGGTCATATCG
The sequence above is a segment of the Pseudanabaena sp. PCC 7367 genome. Coding sequences within it:
- a CDS encoding WecB/TagA/CpsF family glycosyltransferase, producing MTITPINTKDAGFIDRPVSSIATVAPLIVNPDRPEAIPTKRILRNPVTAMEFEQQVTTIMQWAESRQSKAVCVANVHMLMEAYWRPEFAAVLRKAELVTPDGMPLVWMLRQLGMKTQDRVAGMDIFHALCERSRQQNLNIFFVGSTPQILDSMGAKLAQQYPGLNVVGMESLPFRPLTEQEDQELIAKIESSQANLVMVALGCPKQEYWIAQHKDKINAVMIGLGAVFAVYAGVHKHAPKWVQKSGLEWSYRLMQEPRRLFGRYSSTIPPFVWLAVKQLLTESIGDRRRDAYFESSTVKHSAPVMPAIEALGEQIEQAAMIGEILVKHRIITKTHLAQALQQQQQTGQKLGEILIQNQLVSALELEKSLKNQSIKLGQLLVRNQIISQELLEQTLQKQKRSHAKLGECLLQQGVVAPEQLENILLEQCWRRKGVWMVA